In Pseudomonas lalkuanensis, the following are encoded in one genomic region:
- a CDS encoding efflux RND transporter periplasmic adaptor subunit: MNRPHLALLALIPVALVALSGCNSQADTSVSAPQPRAVLATDVQAASQQDALYTGVVAARTASDLGFRVGGKVIARKVDPGTRVKRGDVLLVLDNTDFELALRAARNRVTAAEAELRQARDDEARYRRLSGTGAVSRQIYDQANTRLRVAQAEQAAATSEAAQVENRRTYSTLQADADGVITDVRVDRGQVVAEGQIVASLAHDGAREAVIDIPETQRALANHPARAYPYGASADAVPATLRELSAAADATTRTFRARYTLGGDSAALAIGSTVTLQLDGAAHQQLVRVPLGALHDKGQGTGVWVIRTDGKVELRAVRVVRLEQEEAVLEGGVQPGERIVALGAHLLNPGDSVRELPAPSLALEH; the protein is encoded by the coding sequence ATGAATCGTCCGCATCTTGCCCTTCTCGCCCTGATTCCTGTTGCCCTGGTGGCCTTGAGCGGCTGCAACAGCCAGGCCGACACCTCGGTCAGCGCACCCCAGCCACGGGCGGTACTCGCAACGGACGTGCAGGCGGCATCCCAGCAGGACGCGCTCTACACCGGCGTGGTGGCTGCGCGCACCGCCAGCGACCTGGGCTTTCGCGTCGGCGGCAAGGTCATCGCCCGCAAGGTGGACCCAGGCACCCGGGTCAAGCGTGGCGACGTTCTGCTGGTACTGGACAACACCGACTTCGAACTGGCCCTGCGCGCCGCGCGCAATCGCGTCACCGCCGCCGAGGCTGAACTGCGCCAGGCACGCGACGACGAAGCCCGCTATCGTCGCCTGTCGGGTACCGGCGCCGTGTCTCGCCAAATCTACGATCAGGCCAACACCCGCCTGCGGGTGGCCCAGGCCGAACAGGCCGCCGCGACGTCGGAAGCCGCCCAGGTGGAAAATCGCCGCACCTACTCCACGCTCCAGGCCGACGCCGACGGCGTGATCACCGATGTGCGGGTGGACCGCGGCCAGGTGGTCGCCGAAGGCCAGATCGTCGCCAGCCTGGCCCATGACGGCGCCCGCGAGGCGGTGATCGACATCCCGGAAACCCAGCGCGCCCTGGCCAACCACCCGGCCCGCGCCTATCCCTACGGCGCCTCGGCCGACGCGGTGCCGGCCACCCTGCGCGAACTCTCCGCCGCCGCGGATGCCACCACCCGCACCTTCCGCGCGCGCTACACCCTGGGCGGCGACTCCGCTGCCCTGGCCATCGGTTCCACCGTCACCCTGCAACTGGATGGCGCCGCCCACCAGCAACTGGTGCGCGTGCCGCTTGGCGCGTTGCACGACAAGGGCCAGGGCACCGGCGTCTGGGTCATCCGGACCGACGGCAAAGTGGAGCTGCGCGCGGTACGCGTGGTGCGACTGGAGCAGGAAGAGGCAGTTCTGGAAGGTGGCGTGCAGCCCGGCGAACGCATCGTCGCCCTCGGCGCCCACCTGCTGAACCCCGGTGACAGCGTGCGTGAACTGCCGGCGCCGTCGCTGGCCCTGGAGCACTGA
- a CDS encoding multidrug effflux MFS transporter → MNPSRLLLVILMVLTALGEISTQLLIPALGRIEQGLGAVHGTSLAALSGFVAAFGIGQLLMGPLSDRVGRRPVLIGGLTLYLAATAWMLVADDMTGFIIGRVAQGLGACAALVLARAIVRDVWKAQAAPALALTVIGMLSAIALAPMMGGLLTQWGGWHAPVLASLTIGSVALLAVLAFYRESNPSLDPKAGHPATLARDYFDLLRQRSSRALALTLAGTYGAMFAVVAGSSAVYIGLLGLNSAQYGMVFGATISGLIAGALFTQRKIMQLGPQRIVGIGISLVATGATLAVLVHATLGLSVLGISLPQVLVTLGGGMLIPASVAGVVMPNAHRAGLAAGLMGFSQMLGATCSGLLLGALQDGTAWPMIGLQGVFALSAFSLFNLMTRKARSAAVSTAG, encoded by the coding sequence ATGAACCCGTCGCGCCTGCTGTTGGTGATCCTCATGGTGCTGACCGCTCTTGGGGAAATCTCCACCCAACTGCTTATTCCCGCCCTCGGCAGGATCGAGCAGGGTCTGGGCGCGGTTCATGGCACCAGCCTTGCCGCGCTGTCCGGCTTCGTCGCCGCCTTCGGTATCGGGCAACTGCTGATGGGGCCGCTGTCCGACCGGGTCGGCCGCCGGCCGGTGCTGATTGGCGGTCTCACCCTCTATCTGGCCGCCACCGCCTGGATGCTCGTGGCCGACGACATGACCGGCTTCATCATCGGGCGCGTCGCCCAGGGCCTCGGCGCCTGCGCCGCGCTGGTGCTGGCGCGGGCCATCGTTCGCGATGTGTGGAAGGCCCAGGCCGCGCCGGCCCTGGCGCTGACCGTGATCGGCATGCTCAGCGCCATCGCCCTGGCGCCGATGATGGGCGGCCTGCTGACCCAGTGGGGCGGCTGGCACGCGCCCGTGCTGGCTTCGTTGACCATCGGCAGCGTCGCACTGTTGGCGGTGCTGGCTTTCTATCGTGAATCCAATCCCAGCCTCGACCCCAAGGCCGGCCATCCAGCGACCCTGGCGCGGGATTACTTCGACCTGCTCAGGCAGCGCTCCAGCCGCGCACTGGCCCTGACCCTCGCGGGCACCTACGGGGCGATGTTCGCTGTGGTGGCTGGCTCATCGGCTGTCTATATCGGCTTGCTGGGGCTGAACTCGGCGCAGTACGGCATGGTGTTCGGCGCCACCATCTCCGGCCTGATCGCCGGGGCGCTGTTCACCCAGCGCAAGATCATGCAACTGGGGCCGCAGCGCATCGTCGGCATTGGCATCAGCCTGGTGGCGACCGGCGCCACCCTCGCCGTGCTGGTGCATGCCACCCTCGGGCTGTCGGTGCTGGGGATTTCCCTGCCACAGGTGCTGGTCACCCTGGGCGGCGGCATGCTGATCCCGGCGTCGGTGGCTGGCGTGGTCATGCCCAATGCCCACCGTGCGGGGCTGGCAGCCGGTCTGATGGGCTTTTCGCAGATGCTCGGCGCCACCTGCAGCGGCCTGCTGCTGGGAGCCCTGCAGGATGGCACTGCCTGGCCGATGATCGGTCTGCAGGGCGTATTTGCCCTTAGCGCGTTCAGCCTGTTCAACCTGATGACCCGCAAGGCCCGGAGCGCTGCGGTTTCAACGGCGGGGTAG
- a CDS encoding substrate-binding periplasmic protein: MAALLFTSAWLPLGHASQPAEYRVGVEQVDYYPIFSAAPPDYRYRGYARDLLDLFAEREHLHFTYVTLPVRRLFHAYWSGQLDLVFPDNPRWDAAQKPAGITYSQPVLQFQDVMLVLPERKGDPRETFRLLGFVRGFTPWKFRDDIAAGRVTIKEAPNPEGLIHMVLAGYIDAANMARQVARFHLKNQGHEQGLVVEPALLPISDSYYHLSSIRHPELIQRFNAFLQREQAAVEALKAKYEL; the protein is encoded by the coding sequence ATGGCCGCGTTGCTGTTTACCAGCGCGTGGCTGCCGCTCGGTCATGCCAGTCAGCCGGCGGAGTATCGCGTCGGGGTGGAGCAGGTGGACTACTACCCGATCTTCTCCGCCGCGCCGCCGGACTACCGATATCGTGGCTACGCCCGCGATCTGCTGGACCTCTTCGCCGAGCGGGAGCACCTGCACTTCACCTATGTGACGCTGCCCGTGCGGCGCCTGTTCCATGCCTACTGGTCGGGCCAACTCGATCTGGTTTTCCCCGACAACCCGCGCTGGGACGCTGCGCAGAAGCCGGCCGGCATCACTTATTCACAACCGGTGCTGCAGTTCCAGGATGTCATGCTGGTGCTGCCGGAGCGCAAGGGAGATCCGCGCGAGACGTTTCGCCTGCTGGGGTTCGTTCGCGGATTCACGCCGTGGAAATTCCGGGACGACATCGCCGCAGGACGGGTGACCATCAAGGAAGCGCCCAACCCCGAAGGCTTGATCCACATGGTACTGGCCGGCTACATCGATGCCGCCAACATGGCGCGGCAGGTGGCGCGCTTCCACCTCAAGAACCAGGGGCACGAGCAGGGCCTGGTGGTGGAGCCCGCCCTGCTGCCCATCAGCGACAGCTACTACCACCTCTCCAGCATCCGCCACCCGGAGCTGATCCAGCGCTTCAACGCCTTCCTGCAACGGGAAC
- a CDS encoding eCIS core domain-containing protein, with protein sequence MFAVSPRTLLRPTILALSFASTAALACPAGQSEVCVVTCFCAPGSPGDMAPLLEGVNQVAATSLQQWIVESRNNMPDTLLHPIPLHIRAQLEPYYDLQVLDTARYKVGVDQQANAANTLMQNPDVEAVTLVDVIVFRTEDDAQNNVALWAHELHHVKQYLEWGVADFAKRYTRDYNAVEAPAYKIQGEVARALKPTVMSGGNQRLSAAGQQ encoded by the coding sequence TTGTTCGCTGTATCCCCTCGTACGCTACTTCGCCCCACCATTCTCGCCCTGTCCTTCGCTTCCACCGCCGCCCTCGCCTGCCCCGCCGGGCAATCGGAGGTCTGCGTGGTGACCTGCTTCTGCGCGCCGGGAAGCCCGGGAGACATGGCGCCACTGCTGGAGGGCGTCAACCAGGTGGCCGCCACCAGCCTGCAACAGTGGATCGTGGAGTCGCGCAACAACATGCCCGATACCCTGCTGCATCCCATTCCACTGCATATCCGTGCGCAACTGGAGCCGTATTACGACCTGCAGGTGCTGGACACGGCGCGCTACAAGGTGGGCGTCGACCAGCAAGCGAATGCCGCCAATACCCTGATGCAGAACCCCGACGTGGAGGCCGTGACCCTGGTGGACGTGATCGTCTTCCGCACTGAAGACGATGCGCAGAACAACGTCGCCCTCTGGGCCCACGAACTGCACCACGTGAAGCAATACCTGGAATGGGGCGTGGCGGACTTCGCCAAGCGCTACACCCGCGACTACAACGCGGTGGAAGCCCCGGCCTACAAGATCCAGGGCGAGGTGGCGCGGGCGCTCAAGCCGACGGTGATGAGTGGCGGAAACCAGCGCCTGTCGGCAGCAGGCCAGCAGTAG
- a CDS encoding WYL domain-containing protein, protein MKRKQSIEHVRWDLALRYRVIETVAWWEGRLTTNHLMQSFGISRQQASKDINTYIGEHAPRNLTYDKHLKGYVPSKQFRPLFIDDSADAYLHLLNQNHERAPHIDGLALAYAHTEVLKVPDRSVRPEVLRPLLRACREGLRLETEYVSLANPAPEIRLIAPHTLIYTGMRWHVRAYCEKNRAYRDFVLSRLRGVPELLDTSDFGREQDEGWNTRVQVVIEPDPRLKPTQKALIEVDYGMQDGRLVLDTRGALVQYVLQRYQIDQNKVQAKAAAQQIVAANLEELQRWLYS, encoded by the coding sequence ATGAAACGCAAGCAGTCGATCGAACACGTGCGCTGGGACCTGGCCCTGCGCTACCGCGTGATCGAGACCGTGGCCTGGTGGGAAGGGCGCCTGACCACCAATCACCTGATGCAGAGTTTCGGCATCAGCCGCCAGCAGGCATCCAAGGACATCAACACCTACATCGGCGAACATGCACCCAGGAACCTGACATATGACAAGCACCTGAAGGGCTACGTCCCCAGCAAGCAGTTCCGCCCGCTGTTCATCGACGACAGCGCCGATGCCTATCTCCACCTGCTCAACCAGAACCACGAACGCGCCCCGCATATCGACGGCCTGGCCCTGGCCTATGCCCACACCGAAGTGCTCAAGGTGCCGGACCGCTCGGTGCGCCCGGAAGTGCTGCGCCCGCTGCTGCGCGCCTGCCGCGAGGGGCTGCGCCTGGAAACCGAGTACGTCTCCCTGGCCAACCCGGCCCCGGAGATCCGCCTGATCGCCCCGCATACGCTGATCTACACCGGCATGCGCTGGCACGTGCGCGCCTATTGCGAGAAGAACCGCGCCTACCGCGACTTCGTTCTCAGCCGCCTGCGCGGCGTGCCGGAGCTGCTGGATACCTCGGACTTCGGCCGTGAACAGGACGAGGGCTGGAACACCCGGGTCCAGGTGGTCATCGAACCCGACCCGCGCCTCAAGCCGACGCAGAAGGCACTGATCGAAGTCGACTACGGCATGCAGGATGGCCGTCTGGTGCTGGATACCCGTGGCGCCCTGGTGCAGTACGTGCTGCAGCGCTATCAGATCGACCAGAACAAGGTGCAGGCCAAGGCCGCGGCCCAGCAGATAGTGGCGGCCAACCTGGAGGAACTTCAGCGCTGGCTGTACAGCTGA